The window gagtttatacagtgatttgtcagtgcggttgatattattagcatgtgagttatccgtatagcgtatggatatggatccatcccctagggcccctctcatgtttcttcttgatggtgtacacatgGATTGTGAGAAACTGACGGGTTTCTGGTTGATGGGCCTTGGGAAGGCTAATCAGTGGTTTGGTTCGGTTATTGAGATTATGATGTGGGCCTTAGAGTCGTATTGTgatttatatttggatcgggttgcgcgccacaacgaattgatatttggttattgcatttcttctTTGCTATTTACCCAATTTATTTGCGTATCTTCCTTATATGCTAGATTGTTGACTGGGCAGAGTACATTAAAAATATTATGTGCACCAAGGTGGTCTTATCTGTAATTTCatgatttgttcatattattgTTCTTTACTTGTTGGAATTTATGAATTTTACAGGTAATTGGTGAGTGTTATTTATAATTCTTACTTCTATTACCTCACCGAatttagttatgatacttgctgagtacatggggtcggttgtactcatactgcacttctacaccttgtgtgcagattttggagctgagaTGAAGTGGATGACAAGAGTTGGCACTAAAGATGTACTTGCTTTccggatatagctaccacttgtccttggtagttttagatttatAATTTATTCATGTATATTCttaacagatgttgtatttattttcatcCTAGCTTtttaaatctaagtcttagtgacTCGTGACTTGTACTACTAATCCTTAGGTTGTTGTATAGAAATTCAGTTATTTTCCTTATtaatttcttattattttcattagaatTGTGTTGACTGTTAtatggcttacctagtgggttgggttaggtgtcatcacgactaggtaaattttgggtcgtgacataagtaTAAATCATTTTTTTAACTCATACAGTTGTTAATGAGGTTAATTCTTTTCTGATAATATGTTTGAGTTGTTTAATTTGTATTTAATACATTTGAATGAATGTTTAAGATACATTGCGACATTTATGTTTAAGATACATTGGAATGAATGTTTTAGATACATTTCAACATTTATGTCTTAAGAAGGAATTCTAAATCTCTTTTTCCATACGTCTTGAACTATGAACTTTGTCTTGTATTTGCgtcaaaatttatgaaatttgacAGAGAAATATATATGATATTGCTTTGATAGTGTAATTCCCGTGTTTTGTTATAAAATGAAAATTTATAGACTGCGCAAAATAAATAGTGCCCGTTATGATATAGAATAAAATTTATCAGTATtatactttcaaatattatttcaCTTTATAGTGTAGGATCGTGCAGCGCACAACGGATTTGCACTGATTACAACTACATTTGAGATAAAGTTATAAAATAAGCAATGCTACATCATGAACACTTATAACAACTAAGTGGCTCAAAGAAAAAAGGGTACTTAGTATATCAGCAGGATATGGAGAATAATTAAGAAAACTAGGATGGGTTATAGgacacctaaaattttgcatggTAAAGAATTTAACATTAGCTAAAGATTTAGAGTTTTTCCAATTCCCGTGCAAGAAAAGTAGAAACACATTGAACCTCCACTAAGAACGGTATTTGATAACTTAACAAAGCACCAAACTTAGAAagataaagaacaagaataaaaagCGAGGAGAGTTAAGTTATTGCCAGTAGGCTCATTATATAAGTCCTACAAGCATATAACTTTTTCAGTTGTGGAAATTCAAATATCTTTACAGTTTTATGCTCtaaattataagaaaataaaCCTCTATCGCGCAAGTAAAATAGAAGTTCACCGTCTTGGATGTTAGTAAGCTTTATCCACCAATACACGTCTATAGATGCCGACCCGGGGAGAATATAGGGCAAACTAAAAGGAAAACTTTTCTTGTCAAAGAGATTAACCTTGTACCTTTTGTTCCATGCCCTCATTTCATAGTCTTCCAAGATCCATATATCCACTGCATACTCAGAGACAAGCAAGTGACAGAAAGACAAACAGTTTTCCTTCACTAAAAGAGTCATAGTTGTATGCACTTTCTTTGAGGTACACACACTTCCAGGATGAGGCATAGCGAAGAGTTCTTCCTTATCCATTCTAAATACCATGATTCCATTTGCAAAAGGAGGAATCCCTTCTTGTTCTAAATTAGAGTACATGATCCAATGCAATGCTCCATTTACAACTGCGTGAGAGTTACGATATGGCAAAAAGTTGAAAGTGGACGATGGATGGATTTTCCTCCACGTTTGTGTCTTGAACATGTATACAAAATACTGACACAAACTCCCTTGTGCTTGTACATAAAGAAGTTTGAATTGTCTTGTTAATGGACAAAAATAAAGAGCACACGATTTTCCGGGATCTGGTGTATGTTTTATGGTTACTTTCTCTTGTGTTATCGGGTTCAAAGCATAATAAGTAGGGCGCATGGGATCAGCAAACAGAAGAACTCCTTGACAAGAGCATTGAAGAGTTGGGGGTTTTTCCCAGCGCTTATTATTGATCATAAGCTCGGGTCTGAGATGAAATTTCCTGAACACATTCTTCCCATTAAGATGTTCAGTACCAAACACATATAGTTGTTGTCCGTTCTTGGTACTCTTGAAATAATCATGTATGAGCAGCATAGGTCTAGCTCTACTGAGATGTACGCTGGAAAAATCGTGTGTTGAGATCAAAGCTCTCAAATCCCTACAATCCCTTTGAAATCTAACAAGGCAATCTAATGGAAGTCTACTCGTCTTCatctttatatattatattaaataatGAACCCAAGAGTTCTGTAGTCCAAGTGAAGCATTGAAGTACCATGACCTATGAAGCAGAAAATAAGAAAACTACGGTTTCATATGATAGCAAACTATACACATATTGATCCTAAAGAAAATAAACTGAGAAAAATAAAGCCATGATAAATTGCAATTTTCTCTTTTATAATGTAATATGATTCAAAATTGAGAAAGAGGGGTATAATAATGGAATAAGAAACTCGAATCACAAAATATGGACATGATTAAAACTCAAATCATGCGAAAGCTTAAATATATAGGAAGtaaacaaatatatgtatatatatatatataaatagggTATTATTAATCACTTGGGACAGGAACTTACAGGGTATTATTAATCACTTGGGACAGGAACTTACAAATCGTCGAACCAAATACCAGGGCAAGAGCGACGGCCTAACGCAGAGAAGGGAAGACCAAAGGAGGTAAAACTGAGAGAATTCTCGATTATTTTGCCTCAAGTCTCAAGTACTCTCGAAAACAAATAAGGCTTATTTAAATCATTCAGGAATCAATTATCTGTGGATTAGAAGTTGATTTGGCTTTGGTTCTGGTTTTAGAattggttttatttttgttttggacGACAATAATGTTACTATTTGAATTGGGAAGAAATATTTTGACTGGTTTTGGGTTTGCTTTTCCAAAAAGTATCACTAAAGCCctaaattattatttcaaactttctaATGGGTAAaagaaataatataaatatttttcaaaaaacaaaaaaaaaaataattaggtGGAGGGATAAGGAAAGGGATCAAACTTGAACAAGTCTTTATCTTTTTTGGACTTATGTGGTTCCGGTGCAATCTAGTCAACGATTTGCACGCCATACATGTCTAAAGTCTTTTAAACATGTATGGCGAGTTAGAAGTTTTAAAACTTGAGAAATACCTCTGAAATTAGGCTTTCAAGTTAATTGTGCCAAAGCTAATTTTCATACATACATGTCTAAAGTCTGTCATTAAGAAGTTTCCTAAGAGGTGtgtttccttttctttccttcttttcttgtTAGGCTGTTGATCAAACACCCTTCTTACCCTTTCATAATCACCCCTTTTACTCGCATATTAATAATTCTCAATGTAGATTTCACTTTCCAGATTCTTTCGAACTATCTCTTCATAAAACATGATACTTCGTCCAAACTCATAAATTCTTGTGCAAGATTTCAGCACAAAAATGTGTATTTATATATGGACTTCCACTTGCCTCAATTCCACTAGTGCTCTTATATCAAGTAGTAGTACTTAATTCTAAACTGTCATCATCTGCCAATTTTGCATAAGCTTGTTTTAGCAGACCCAATACCACATGACTTAGGCttcttactgagtacatgagccaGAACTAGGGATGGCAAAATCAGCCCACACTACAATAAATTTAGTCTAAGGCCTCACCAATTTTAGACAACGCTTGAAAAGTATTGTCAAGTGTCTGTGTAAATGCTTCATGAGTaaaggcggatccaggatttaaagaTTGTGGGTGCCACATTATTTTGAAGGTAAACATGGTGTTTTTTACACAGTCCAAATAGGATAAACATTTCGCCAGTTTGATCAACTTTGGGTTTCGGTTCGGGTCATTCATCTTTTCAATTTATATAGGCAGATAGATCGAATGAAAAAATATAGTATAATTATGACAACTCGGTGCAAAGCATTAAACTTTCAATAATATTACTAATATCATAAATTGTGTTCTACATGAAAAACTTAGAAAGACAACAAACTTATTCCATTTTGTGGCAGTTGACAA is drawn from Nicotiana tabacum cultivar K326 chromosome 9, ASM71507v2, whole genome shotgun sequence and contains these coding sequences:
- the LOC142164374 gene encoding uncharacterized protein LOC142164374, with translation MKTSRLPLDCLVRFQRDCRDLRALISTHDFSSVHLSRARPMLLIHDYFKSTKNGQQLYVFGTEHLNGKNVFRKFHLRPELMINNKRWEKPPTLQCSCQGVLLFADPMRPTYYALNPITQEKVTIKHTPDPGKSCALYFCPLTRQFKLLYVQAQGSLCQYFVYMFKTQTWRKIHPSSTFNFLPYRNSHAVVNGALHWIMYSNLEQEGIPPFANGIMVFRMDKEELFAMPHPGSVCTSKKVHTTMTLLVKENCLSFCHLLVSEYAVDIWILEDYEMRAWNKRYKVNLFDKKSFPFSLPYILPGSASIDVYWWIKLTNIQDGELLFYLRDRGLFSYNLEHKTVKIFEFPQLKKLYACRTYIMSLLAIT